The following are encoded together in the Montipora capricornis isolate CH-2021 chromosome 5, ASM3666992v2, whole genome shotgun sequence genome:
- the LOC138049458 gene encoding proteasome subunit beta type-3-like, giving the protein MSIMEYNGAAIIAMVGKECVAIAADRRLGIQAQTLSCDFQKVFQMGDKLFLGLPGLATDVQTVSNRLKFRKNLYELRENRQIKPKTFMSMVSNLLYERRFGPYFVEPVIAGLDPKTNEPYVAALDLIGCPMETTDFVVSGTCSEQMYGMCESLWEPDLEPDDLFETISQALMNAVDRDAVSGWGGIVHVIEKDKVTTRTLKARMD; this is encoded by the coding sequence ATGTCAATAATGGAATACAATGGCGCCGCCATCATAGCGATGGTCGGCAAAGAATGTGTCGCTATTGCGGCAGATCGTCGTTTGGGTATTCAAGCCCAGACTTTGTCGTGCGACTTTCAGAAAGTTTTTCAAATGGGGGACAAGCTGTTTCTTGGTCTTCCCGGCTTGGCTACGGATGTGCAAACCGTATCAAACAGGCTTAAGTTCCGCAAGAACTTATATGAACTGCGGGAGAATCGCCAGATCAAGCCCAAAACGTTCATGAGCATGGTATCAAACTTGCTTTATGAGCGAAGGTTCGGGCCTtactttgttgaacccgtaattGCGGGATTAGACCCGAAGACCAACGAACCGTACGTGGCGGCGCTGGATCTGATTGGCTGTCCCATGGAGACCACGGATTTTGTGGTGAGTGGAACATGCTCGGAGCAAATGTATGGAATGTGCGAGTCGTTGTGGGAACCCGATCTGGAGCCTGATGATCTGTTTGAGACCATTTCACAAGCTCTCATGAATGCTGTGGATCGAGATGCAGTCAGCGGTTGGGGTGGCATTGTGCACGTGATAGAAAAAGACAAGGTCACAACACGGACTCTGAAAGCTCGGATggattaa